A stretch of the Chlorobiota bacterium genome encodes the following:
- a CDS encoding aminomethyl transferase family protein yields MKVISPNLSLYNLAQSKSVFVKHNRGLILGTGNDRLDLLHRLSTNSTRDLKQGDEVENILTTDKGRIFSILRILAFKDQIIMVTPDSITAENTISWLEKYTIMDDFKTKNISKDYKVISIFGDDTSEIVTSLFGVTPPDKGKYATIFIAEKEAFIIRSNRFTGATSFSIILPIEIYDFLTNIISEVIPEIDNETYLTFRIEAGLPTFGSELNENYNPLEAGITNLISWTKGCYIGQEVIARLDTYDKVQRHLCGLVLNQNVKDHEYDLLTINSIDDDARIGTITSICFSPKLNKTICLGYIKTKYAIPELNVNVNHENLKISDALITKIPFI; encoded by the coding sequence ATGAAAGTAATTTCTCCAAACTTATCATTATACAATTTAGCACAATCTAAATCTGTTTTTGTAAAACATAACAGAGGGTTAATTCTTGGAACAGGGAATGATAGGCTAGATCTATTACATCGGTTATCAACTAATTCAACAAGGGATTTAAAACAAGGTGATGAAGTAGAAAATATTTTAACAACAGATAAAGGAAGAATTTTTTCCATACTTCGGATATTAGCATTTAAAGATCAAATTATTATGGTAACTCCAGATTCCATTACAGCTGAAAACACGATTTCATGGTTAGAAAAGTATACTATAATGGATGATTTTAAGACTAAAAATATATCAAAAGACTATAAAGTAATTTCAATTTTTGGAGATGACACTAGTGAAATAGTTACTTCACTTTTTGGAGTTACTCCTCCAGACAAAGGTAAATATGCTACAATTTTTATTGCTGAAAAAGAAGCATTTATTATTCGTTCAAACAGATTTACTGGAGCAACCTCTTTTTCAATTATATTACCTATCGAAATTTATGATTTTTTAACAAATATTATTTCAGAAGTAATCCCTGAAATAGATAATGAAACTTACTTAACCTTTAGAATTGAAGCAGGTTTGCCTACATTTGGTTCTGAACTAAACGAGAATTATAATCCACTTGAAGCCGGAATAACTAATTTAATTTCGTGGACAAAAGGATGTTATATTGGGCAAGAAGTGATTGCTCGATTAGACACTTATGATAAAGTTCAAAGACATCTTTGTGGATTAGTTCTAAATCAAAATGTAAAGGATCATGAATATGATTTATTGACTATAAACTCAATAGATGATGATGCAAGAATAGGAACTATAACTTCAATCTGCTTCTCCCCTAAGCTTAATAAAACAATTTGTTTAGGTTATATTAAAACAAAATATGCCATCCCTGAATTGAATGTAAATGTTAATCATGAAAATCTAAAAATATCAGATGCTCTAATAACAAAAATCCCATTTATTTAA
- a CDS encoding M1 family metallopeptidase, producing the protein MKKFLIIILFIANYHFIIAWQQRVTYKMDITLDALEHQYKGTQKLTYTNNSSDTLNKVFYHLYYNAFQKGSMMSIYNKEHLLEDNNKSISDFENIPKDEAGLVSVDSLKQNGKLISFTIVGTILEAKLNTPLLPGDSTFLEMEWITIIPKFKRRAGWMNSEGVEFSMAQWYPKLAEYDYSGWHNEEYIRGEFYGVWGDFDVTIKLPSDFIVGSTGAIQNPEEVKCGYEFSNKDTILIPKDKGKGFKTWHFKAENVHDFAWVADREYIHQISHLNNVVIHLLYKKNARDFWFKVSDWTKKILSFYNNLLGKYEYNQITISMAGDRGMEYPQLVMITGFRPEKSLAGVLAHEIGHQWFYGMVGNNETQEAWLDEGFTNFISTEVKSKSLMLTDTTNPYTGFDKIVYNWDNEPWRDLQGYYNLSEFGFDEPLSTYHDKFKNNSNSEIVYSKGETVLRQLRYFLGDNVFWTGMKLYVTSWKFHHPTLRDFELCMENASGVKLDDFFNNWIGTTKKCDYSLNNLQSNKTIGGFLTSIEISKNGEISMPLDILLTYSDGSTSSALVPLENYYKDNIYFRLPPWRSVSKEYQTKFITPKEVVKAEIDHSLMLADLDRTNNVATTDLISNLLPNVQTAIYKRWDLKRPLSSYSIRFRPSLWYSDFDGVQIGFIADGGYVFNKYNSKIGLYYNFKSNRIDYDLQYSTRVNELGRDAKLNLGLTNYFGNQIWDIGFDKIIREELNSKSINTIGIKATRNYNLILENDNVNYITLYHKFSNSSNKLSIKTTSKFFSSFLSQNSFLQWTIDVKLNFLINKFQLEGNFFTGVSTGDLPNLFKFNLAGSRELEIQDNVVHNLVKNINPKFMQSIGLILPQQGFMPSLGSDSTGNNFADNIIGCKITLNDLLKSNAITKIKWFDFGLYSGLGVVFNNFKSVSINDINFEIGATAYLKPLLLLPNVIEDAINSPNDIKLMIWFPAYTISRTNTNISGIKFGVSISN; encoded by the coding sequence ATGAAAAAGTTCTTGATTATTATTTTATTTATTGCTAATTATCATTTTATAATTGCTTGGCAACAGAGAGTGACTTATAAAATGGATATTACATTAGATGCACTTGAACATCAGTACAAAGGTACTCAAAAACTAACTTATACAAATAATTCCTCTGATACTTTAAACAAAGTATTTTATCATCTTTATTACAATGCTTTTCAAAAAGGAAGTATGATGAGTATTTATAATAAAGAACATTTATTAGAAGATAACAATAAATCTATTTCAGACTTTGAGAATATACCTAAAGACGAAGCAGGATTAGTATCAGTTGATTCACTCAAGCAAAACGGTAAATTAATTTCATTCACAATTGTAGGAACTATTTTAGAAGCTAAGCTAAATACTCCTTTATTACCAGGAGATTCAACATTTCTTGAGATGGAATGGATAACTATAATTCCAAAATTTAAACGAAGAGCAGGATGGATGAATAGCGAAGGTGTTGAATTTTCAATGGCTCAGTGGTACCCAAAACTCGCTGAATATGATTATAGTGGTTGGCATAATGAAGAGTACATTAGAGGTGAGTTTTATGGAGTATGGGGAGATTTTGATGTAACAATTAAATTACCTTCAGATTTTATTGTTGGTTCAACTGGTGCAATTCAAAATCCAGAAGAAGTTAAATGTGGTTATGAGTTTAGCAATAAAGATACGATTTTAATTCCTAAAGATAAAGGTAAGGGTTTTAAAACTTGGCATTTTAAGGCAGAGAATGTTCATGATTTTGCTTGGGTAGCAGATAGAGAATATATTCATCAAATATCTCATTTAAACAATGTTGTAATTCATTTACTCTATAAAAAAAATGCAAGAGATTTTTGGTTTAAAGTATCTGATTGGACAAAAAAGATTTTGAGTTTTTACAATAATCTTTTAGGAAAGTATGAATACAATCAAATAACAATTTCCATGGCAGGGGATAGGGGTATGGAGTATCCTCAATTAGTTATGATTACTGGATTTCGGCCTGAAAAATCATTAGCAGGTGTTTTGGCTCATGAAATTGGTCATCAATGGTTTTACGGTATGGTTGGAAACAATGAAACTCAGGAAGCATGGTTAGATGAGGGGTTTACAAATTTTATTTCTACTGAGGTAAAAAGTAAATCTTTAATGTTAACTGATACAACAAACCCATATACTGGATTTGATAAAATTGTTTACAATTGGGATAATGAACCGTGGAGAGATTTACAAGGATATTATAATTTGTCTGAGTTTGGATTTGATGAGCCATTGAGCACATATCATGATAAATTTAAAAATAATTCCAATTCTGAAATTGTATATTCAAAGGGTGAAACTGTACTCCGTCAGTTAAGATATTTTTTAGGAGATAATGTTTTTTGGACTGGAATGAAATTATATGTTACGAGTTGGAAATTTCATCATCCAACTTTAAGAGATTTTGAACTATGCATGGAAAATGCAAGTGGTGTAAAATTAGATGATTTTTTTAATAATTGGATTGGTACAACTAAAAAATGTGATTATTCTTTAAATAATTTACAATCAAATAAAACTATTGGAGGGTTTCTAACATCAATTGAAATCTCAAAAAATGGAGAAATTAGTATGCCATTAGATATACTTTTAACTTATAGTGATGGCTCAACTTCATCAGCATTAGTACCATTAGAGAATTATTATAAAGATAATATTTATTTTAGATTACCACCTTGGAGGAGTGTTTCAAAAGAATATCAAACTAAATTTATAACACCTAAAGAAGTTGTAAAAGCTGAAATTGATCATTCATTAATGTTAGCTGATTTAGACAGAACTAACAATGTTGCAACAACCGATTTAATTTCAAATTTATTACCAAATGTTCAAACAGCTATCTATAAAAGATGGGATTTGAAAAGACCACTTTCATCTTACTCTATAAGATTTAGACCTTCATTATGGTATTCAGATTTTGATGGTGTTCAAATAGGCTTTATTGCAGATGGGGGTTATGTGTTCAATAAATACAACTCGAAAATTGGATTGTATTACAATTTCAAATCAAATAGAATTGATTATGATTTGCAATACTCAACAAGAGTAAATGAATTAGGACGTGATGCTAAATTGAACTTAGGATTGACGAATTATTTTGGCAATCAAATTTGGGATATTGGTTTTGATAAAATTATTAGAGAAGAATTAAATTCAAAATCTATAAACACAATTGGTATTAAAGCAACTCGAAATTATAATTTAATTTTAGAAAATGATAATGTAAATTATATAACTCTGTATCATAAATTTTCAAATTCTTCTAATAAATTAAGTATAAAAACAACATCAAAGTTCTTCTCTAGTTTTTTGAGTCAGAATTCATTTTTACAATGGACAATTGATGTAAAGTTAAATTTTTTAATTAATAAGTTTCAACTTGAAGGTAATTTCTTTACTGGGGTTTCCACAGGTGATTTACCAAATCTTTTTAAATTTAATTTAGCTGGTTCAAGAGAATTAGAGATTCAAGATAATGTAGTTCATAACTTAGTAAAAAACATAAATCCAAAATTTATGCAATCAATTGGATTAATTCTTCCACAACAAGGTTTTATGCCTTCTTTGGGTAGTGATTCTACTGGTAACAATTTCGCCGATAATATAATTGGCTGTAAAATTACTTTGAATGATTTGCTTAAGAGCAATGCAATTACTAAAATAAAATGGTTTGATTTTGGCTTATATAGTGGCTTAGGAGTTGTTTTTAATAATTTTAAGAGTGTATCTATAAATGATATTAACTTCGAAATTGGAGCTACTGCATATTTAAAACCACTACTTCTACTTCCAAATGTTATTGAGGACGCAATAAATTCTCCAAATGATATAAAGTTAATGATTTGGTTTCCAGCTTACACAATATCTAGAACTAATACTAATATTTCTGGAATTAAATTTGGGGTAAGTATCTCAAATTAG